Genomic DNA from Actinopolymorpha sp. NPDC004070:
GGTAGACCTTGAGCGCCCACGTACGCCCCGTCGACGTCCCCAGCACGGCGCTGGGATGACTGTCCGCGAGCCGCCGCATCGCCCGCGTCATCATCGGCTTGGTGAGGCCGCGTCGCTGGTGGTCGGGGTGCACCACGACCCAGTGGATACGCCCGCGTTCGTCGGGGTTGTGACGATCGTGCTCCCACCACGCGGTGATGCTCCCGGCGGGCTCGCCCCCGAGCGTCTCCACGAAGAACNNNNNNNNNNNNNNNNNNNNNNNNNNNNNNNNNNNNNNNNNNNNNNNNNNNNNNNNNNNNNNNNNNNNNNNNNNNNNNNNNNNNNNNNNNNNNNNCCAGTGGATACGCCCGCGTTCGTCGGGGTTGTGACGATCGTGCTCCCACCACGCGGTGATGCTCCCGGCGGGCTCGCCCCCGAGCGTCTCCACGAAGAACATGCGGTCGGACAGCAGCGTGGGGTCCGTGCCGAACTCCCGTACGAACAGGTCCGGCTTCACGTCGATGTACGGCTCGGCCGCGACGTGCAGGTCGGTCCACGTCCGCTCGTCCCCCACCTCGTACGTGCGGAACCGATAGCCCGCCGGCAGCTCGTACTGTGGGACGTCGGCGAAGTCCTCCCGGACCATCCGCACGCCTACGTTGTCAGCTGTCTCGCTCATCCCGGCACATCCCGCGTCGTGGTGGGCAGTTGGCAGAACTTCCCTGTCGGGTCTACACCATGGCAGGGCATCCCGGCCCGCCGGGCACACTCGACGTGCTCTCTGCCGGGGCGCGCCCTGGATCGGCCAGCCGACGGCGGCCGAAGGCGTTGACAGGCCTGCAGGCGGCCGCGCAGTCTGCAGGGCGACCTGAAGGAGGTTCCGCTTCCATGTACCGCCACCTGGGGTTCGGGAACTTGACCAGCGGTGAGTCCCTGGAACTCGCTGCCGTCGACGCCCCGGACCCGGACTGGGCGGACCGGCTGGCGTTCTTCCTGCGCCACAAGGGCGATCCCTACGCCGGCCACATCGAGAGTGCGCTCGACCGGCCGCTGGACGACCTTCGGACCCACTTCTACGTCGGCTGTGTCGACGGCGAGCCGGTCACGCACGTCATGGTCGCGGGAGCTCGTGGCTTCGGGGTGCTGGGCCACGTCTACACGGTGCCGCAGTGGCGGCGCCGCGGCGCCTTCGGTCAGCTCATGGCCGCGCAGATGGAGGACGTCAGGGCGCTGGGATTCACCCACCTCACCCTGTCCACGGGTTACGGCTCCATGCCCTACGACGTCTACAGCTCCTTCGGGTTCCGGTCCGCGGTTCCGGAGTCGGGACAGATGTTCTGGTTCGCCGAGCCCGGGAGCGGGCTCGCACCTGACGTGTCGGGCGGCACGACGATCCGCCGGACCAGGTGGGCCGACTGGGGCGCGTTCTGCTTCGTCCTCGCGCATGCCCCTCTCGCCGGTGAGACTGTTCCGAGGTCACCGGCGCTGGCGATCGAGGAGTGCGGAAGCGCGGAGGGCAGCTTCCTGAAACTGCTCGGTCAACTGGAGCTTGCGGAGGCGCAATCGTACGTTGCGGAGAGCTCGGCCGGAGGAGTCGTCGGGTGGTGCCATGTGGTTCCCAGCCCGCTGACGCTCGGCGGTGCGTGGCTCCTCGACGTCCATGTGCTTCCCGGATTCGAGCATCTCCTCGGCGATCTTCTCGACAGGGTCGACTGGCCGCAGCGCCCCGTCTTCGCGACCACGGCGGATTCCGACATGTACGAACGCCCTATGGCCGTTGCGGGATTCACGAACGCGGCCGTCCTTCCGACCGGAAGGCACGGTCGGCCGGCTCGCAACCTCACGTTCTGGTGGCGTACGCCGGCTACCCGGTGATCTCCGGGGCGTAGAAGGCCGGCAGCGGCTCCGGCCCGGTGTACTTCTGGCAGCTGCACGAAACCGACTCGATGCCGGCCCACCTTCCGCCCTCCCACCGGGCCACCTCGTTGAGTCCGTGGCAGCGGCCCTTCTCCTCGTGGAAGGAAGGGCTGTGTCCGCACCCGCACAGCGGTTTGGCCTCCTCCAGGGCGTGCCGCCGCGGCCGGCCCGGGCCCGGCAGGTAGCGGCCGATCAGGATCCCCACCAGGAGAATGACGGCTCCGATGATCAGTTCCATGAGTTGGTCGCCTCCGGCGTTCAGTCGTGGGAGTTCGTACACGAAATGTCGGCGACCTCCCGTACTGCTTGGGCAACTGCCGTGAAGTCCCTGCGCAGGATCGCGCCGTGGTTGCTGGTGACCTTCGCGCTGACCCGGATGTTCGGGTTGCGTTCGACCACTCTGTCGAGGCCGGCACGGATGCGTTCCTGCTCGTCGCCCCTGCTTCCGAACGACGTGCCGGAAGCGATCACGTACCGGGTCGGGACGGTGATGTTGTCCAGCACGGGGGCCAGTTCGCGTTCCCTGGAGAGTCTGCCGAGCTCGATGTTGCTTTCGGCCTGCTGTTCCGCGCTCATCCGCGGCGTGAGGCCGGTCGGGCGCAGAAGCGGCGTGAACCATCCCATCCGCCGGAACAGCTTCCGGATCCGCTGCTCCATGGCCTCGTCGAGCCAGTCGTACGGAAAAGCGCCGTCGACCAGGACTGCGCCCAGAGCCCGCTCCGGATTGCGGCTCGCCCAGTGCGCTGCCACGACCGCTCCGTAGGACCAGCCCACCAGGAACGCGCGCTCCACGCCCCTGGCTGCGAGAACGGCGTCGACGTCTCGGACGGCGGCTTCGAAGGAGTAGTCCAACGACCGTCTCGACTTCCTGCCGCGGGCCCGCTCGTCGTAGGTGATGTGCCGCCAGTCCGTGCCGAGTTCGGCGACGACCCGCCGCCAGTACCCCTGGGTGGCGAACTGGCCATTGAGGTAGACCACGGGAATACCGGGACCGCCGGAGTCGGTGACGGCCAGAGCGGTGTCGTCCACCGCGACCATGCCGGTCCAGGCCGAGTGGATCGAGGACGTGCTGTTCGTTGTCATGCGACCACCATCCGCGCCGGACCTGACGTGGACCTGACACGGACCTGACAGGGCCAAGCCGAAGTCGCCACGCACACCTGATTGACGCGACCCTTTGGGTGGAATGTCCCTGGATCACACGGCCACACGTTGGTTGTTGATCGGCCGAATCGGAGAGAGGCACTGGTCGGCAGCGAGCCGGCGGCAGTCTTGTTTACAGCGCAGTGGAACTGGCACTCGTGGCCGCGGCAACGATCGCCTTGCGCAGGCAACCGAGCGCTGCCGCGCGAGCGCCGGTCAGGGAAGGCTCGACCGTGAGTTGCGCGGCGCGGACCTCGAGACGCCGGGGCAGGTCGCCGGCAGAAGCATTGATGGTTTCGAGGACGACCGGATGCATTCCCCAGGGACCGCCGACGACGACGGTCTCGGGATCGGCCAGGGCAGCGATGGCCGCGAGCGTTCCGCCGAGAGCCTGGCCGAGTGTCCGGCGTACTGCGGCGCCACCTTGCTCGTCGGTGACAGCGGCAACGAGCCGATCGACGTCGATGGCGGTGGAGCCGGGCTGGCGCAGGTCCAACTGCTCGAAGACGTCGATCAGTGGGGTGGCCCGGCCGTCTCGTCCGCTGGTGACGACGTGGGAGATCTCGCCCGCCATGCCGGTGTGGCCCTTCATCACCTGGCCGTCGCTGACGATCGCGCAGCCGAGTCCCTCGCCGAGGAAGACGTACGCGAAGTCCCTCAGCCGCGGGGCGCCGTGGTCGTCGCGGTGGTCGCGTTCGGCCCGTGCCGCCCAGTTCACGTCGTTGTCGACGACGACCGGCCCACTGGCGTACGGCGCGAGAATCTCCGTCGGATCGAGCTCGCCGATCAGGAACGGCTCGTCCGCGACGTGGACCAGGCGGCCGGTGGAACGGTCGACCGGGCCGGCCGCGCTGACGACCACGAGCCGGATCGACCCGCCGACGCGACCGCGGGCCCGTTCCGCCGCGGCGACCACCGCTGCGGCCACAGCCTCCGGGCCGGCCGGCCTGTCGATCTTCTCCTCGGCCCGCACCAGGGTCTCGCCGTAGGCGTCGACGCCCTCGACCACGATTCCTTCCGGCGCGATGCAGACCGCCAGGGCCGCACCGACATCGGCGGCGAGTGCGTAGTACGACCCGACCCGGCCGCGACCACGCCCGCCCGCACTGCGCTCGCCGGTGTCCACCACGAGCCCCAGCTGCACCAGCCGCCGCACGCTCTCGCCCGTCGTCGGCTTCGACAGGCCGGTCTCGGCGGCCAGCTCGGCACGCGTCATCAGGCGCCGTCGCATCAGGGCCGACAGCACATGCTCGTCGGTCAGGCCGCGGAGCAACTCCGGCGACGGCTTGGCGGGATCCACCCGGCCATTCTAGACAGGGATCTTGCCTAGAAGGCCGGGCACGCCTACAGTCACGTTCAAGTAAGGAGCCGTGACCAGAAGGAGTGGCCATGTCGGCGAGCCCCGTCACCCTGCCCGCACTTCCGCACTGGGAGCAGACGCCGGACGACCTGCCGAAGGCGGTCCGCGAGATCAAGGCCGCGCTGCGCGCCCGGATCGCCGCGTCCGGCCGTACCGTCGAGGAGGTGTTCTCGGTCGTCGAGGACGGCATCCGGGCCGAGGTCGAGCAGATCACCGCCGCGCGCAGGAACGGCGACCCGATCTGGCCGGTCATCGACTACGCCGATATCGCCGCCGGGACGGTCACGTCCGAGCAGGTTGCGCAGCTACGCCGCCGCGGCTGTCTGGTCGTACGCGGGCACTTCGAGCGGGAGCAGGCGCTCGGCTGGGACCGCGACATAGTGGAGTACGTCGAGAGCAACGACTTCTTCGCCAAGTACCGCGGACCCGGGGACGACTTCTTCGGCAGCGTCGGTTCCAAGCCCGAGATCTACCCGATCTACTGGTCGCCCACCCAGATGCAGGCCCGGCAGAGCGACCGGATGGCGCGCGTTCAGGCGTTCCTCAATCATCAGTGGACGTACGCCTCCGACGGCGTGCAGTGGTTCGACCCGGACCGCGACTCGCTCTACCCCGACCGGATCCGGCGCCGCCCACCGGGCACCGACTCCGGCGGGCTCGGTACGCACCTGGACCCCGGCACCCTCGACCTGTGGATGACGCGGGCCAGCCAGAAGGCCTTCGCCCCCTTGTTCGACGGGGCTGTCGAGCAGTACGACCCCTGGCAGGCAGCGAACCGTACCGTCGGCAAGCAGTACCCAGGCAGCACGATGTGCTCGGCGTTCCGCACCTTCCAGGGCTGGACCGCCCTGTCGGACATGGACCACGACCAGGGCGTCCTGCACACGGTCCCGATCGTGGGCGCGATGGCGTACCTCATGCTGCGGCCGCTGCTGCCCGACGTGCCCGAGGACGACATGTGCGGCGTCACTGTCAACCAGGTCTTTCCTGTCAGCGAGAAATGGCATCCGCTGTTGATGGAAGCCCTCACCGGCATCCCGGACGTGAAGGCCGGCGACTCCGTCTGGTGGCACTGCGACATGATCCACAGCGTCGCGCCCGTCACGGACCAGAAGGGCTGGGGCAACGTCATCTACATCCCGGCCGCGCCGTGGTGCCCGCGCAACGAGGACTACGCGGCCCAGGTGCGCGAGGCGTTCCTCACCGGCTCGAGCCCGAGCGACTTCCCGGACGAACACTACGAACGCACCTGGCCGAACCGCTTCTCACCGGACGACCTCAACCAGACCGGCCGGCGCGGCCTCGGCCTCGACTGACATCCGTAGGAGCATCCGGGCCACGCGCGTCCCGACGCCAGGCTCATTCGGCGAGGCCGTCAGAGTTAGCGCCAGATCCGCTCCGCCGCTCGCCAACTGGTCCTGATGGCTGCCGTGGTCAGGAGCGGATCGGCGAACTTCAGGACGTCACGCACGAGGTCGCCGAACCGGCGCGGGAGTTCACTGCCATCAATGCCGAGTTGCCCACGAAATGCTGTAAAGGCGCTACTGCGCACTCTTACGAGTTCGCCGATACTCTCCCCGAGCGGTCGGAGCGCAACACCACGATGTCGTGCCGTCGCCTCTACAGCCGCTCGGACGTCGGCGTAGTCAAGGTCGTGCCTGCCGGTGAGAGTCCAGACGTCTGCGTAGTCGCGAACGCGGCTGTTTGCTTCCCCGAGGCTCACCGCAGTGCACAACTTCTCAGCCAACACGGTCGCCAGCGGGTAACCGAGGAGTCGAAGCGGCTGGCCTTCCCGAAGCACTGGATAGGTAAGTTCGACCGGTGCCGGGGTCACTGGGTCTCCGACGTTGATATCGAGCTTCAACTTGGTCTGCGCCTGCTCGATGCGAGCGTCCATCGCGACGCGGACTCCAGCGTAAAGGCCGTCCTCTCGAATACGCGTGGTCCGCAGAGTAGGGACCCGGAATTCGACCCCGTCGTCCTCTCCGAGCGTCAGCAGGCAGATTTCTTGCACCCTTGCGGCAACCGTCGCTTCGTCGGCTCGCAGATTCCGCGCAAGGAGGTCCGCGTCCTGGGTTGGGCGGCGGGCATCGAGAACCGCTAGCAGGAGACCTCCCTTCAGGATGAATTCCTGGTTGTACGCCGAAGCTGCTACACGTGCCAAGAACCGCTCGAGCACGTAGAACGTGAGTAATTCCTGTGTCGATCGGCGCTCCCGACGGGCGCGGTTCTGCAGGTCCAAGTAGGCACGGCCAGCTGCGGTTGCACGCGTCACAGGCATGATCAACTCGCTGTAATTACGTCGATAGCAGCGCGTACCGGCCCAGCAACATGGAGGGTGTGGGCAATCTCGATTACCTCACCGACGCGAGGGTCGCCGGTGGCGATGTAGCGCCGTAAAGCGATGAGAGCCGTCGCCTCCCCAACCTGTCTCCGCAGGCGGAACACGTCGACCACACTCCGCGGGGCGGAGTAGACCCTGATCGCTTCCCCCGGGGCGGCGTCGACGAGCTCTACTCCCAGCTCGAAGGTTGTGGCATCAAAGCGAGATACCTGGGTCGGCGGATAGTCGATGGCAGGCGGCCGGCTTGTCCGGGGAACCGCGATCTGCACCGCTGGAGGCACCTGGTCTGTCAGGTCGTGCACGGCAAGGGCAGAGGTCAGGCACACCACCGCTCGCGGCGCCCGGCGGGCGACAGCAAGCAGGTCGGGGAACCGGGGCGCCGGCTCGCCGGACTTACGGAACACTCCGCGCGAAAGCTCCATCAACGCGGCTTGGTCGCGCAGCCGGTACAGATCGCGCAAGTGCAGACCGACCTGCCTCGCCTCACCGGTCGTGAACGTCCCCGGCAATCGTCCCAGCCGCTCACTCCAGACCATGGATAGAAATGTAGCCAGGAAGGGGCGACCTGGCAACAGTTGTATCCACGTGCACCGACGCCCAGGCCCTTCACCACCGCCGTACGGGTCTCGGACTTGACCAGGTGGGCTTCTTACCGGCAACCGCTCTGCCGATCGATCGCCGCAGCGGAGTACGCACGCTTCCAGGGATGGACCCAGAAGGTCCCGGCGTCCCGCGTCCACGGGATCTTGTCAGGTCGGAAGGCTGTTCCGGTGGTGGAGAGACGGGAATCCATCTCGACCGAGATGAGCTGGTCGTTCTGGTAGCTCGCCGGCAGCTGACCCGACTGCCCACAGTGCGGTGAGCGTACTGTCGGCGCCTCAGAAGCGGAACCGGACGATGCGGACGGACCGCTTCATGCCCGGGAGCAGGTTCAGGACGCGGTACATGCGGCGTACGTTCGCGGGCGCCTTGGCCATCAGCACTGGTGAGTCGTTCATCGGCGCCTCGTCGACGTACTCGAGCCGCTGATGCCAGTCGGTCAACGCGGCCGGGTCGTCGAAACCGCTGTGGAACCTCGTGCCGTACTTGCGCAACATGGGATCCCACTTCGAGGTACGCCACGCCCAGACCGTCACCAGGTCCAGCTGTATCTGACCGGTGGGGAACGCGTCGACGACGCTGGTCAGCAACTGTCGCACGTCGATCTCGGTCAGGTAGGGCACCAGCCCCTCGGCGATCATCAGCACCGGCCGGCCGCGGGGAATGCGGTCCAGCCAGGTCAGGTCGGTGACGCTGGAGCCGATCAGGGTGTAGTGCTCGCGCGGCGGCAGGAGACGCTTGCGCAGTTCGATGATGGACGGGTAGTCCAGGTCGTACCACTCGACGGTCGCGGGCGGGTCGATCCGGTACACCCGGGCATCGAGCCCGCAGCCCAGGTGCAGCACCACCGCGTCGGGATGCTCGGCGAGGAAGCTTCGGGCCCAGTCGTCGTGGGCCTTCGCGCGCACGACGGCGACCAGACCCATCTGGCTGCTGCCGAACCTGCGCTTGTCGTAGTCGGGGTCGAGCCCCCGCATGGCCTGCTCGGCGTACCGGTCACCGAGGATGGGGTCCGGCAGGCGGTTGTCCAGTGCCTTGGCACGCAGGATGGGGCTGAGGGTCTTCTGCACGCCGACGAGTTCGGTGTCGTTCACGCCGTCGACGCTACTCTCGTTTCACGAATTTTGTGAAGTCTGTGACAAAGTTGGGTTCGTTGAGGTCGTGAGGCGGAGGGAAGGTGCAGCCATGGGAGCGGACGAGACCGCCGTCGCCGCGTTCCGGGAACGGTTCGCGCAGATCATGGTCGACTCCGGCATGCCCCGGATGGCCGCGCGGGTGTACGCCGCGCTGATGGTCGCCGACGACGGCAAGCTGTCCGCGTCCGAGCTCGCCACGCAGCTGGGTGCCGGCGCCTCGGCGATCTCGGGGGCGGTCAAGTATCTGGTGCAGGTACGACTGGTCGAACGCGGTCGCGAACCCGGCAGCCGTCACGACTTCTGCCGGATCCACGAGCACACCTGGAGCCACTTCATCAGCCAGTCCGACCCG
This window encodes:
- a CDS encoding GNAT family N-acetyltransferase, producing the protein FFVETLGGEPAGSITAWWEHDRHNPDERGRIHWVVVHPDHQRRGLTKPMMTRAMRRLADSHPSAVLGTSTGRTWALKVYLDFGFHPDPDELASKPEVAAGWHGVQARLRHPLLATFLS
- a CDS encoding GNAT family N-acetyltransferase, with protein sequence MYRHLGFGNLTSGESLELAAVDAPDPDWADRLAFFLRHKGDPYAGHIESALDRPLDDLRTHFYVGCVDGEPVTHVMVAGARGFGVLGHVYTVPQWRRRGAFGQLMAAQMEDVRALGFTHLTLSTGYGSMPYDVYSSFGFRSAVPESGQMFWFAEPGSGLAPDVSGGTTIRRTRWADWGAFCFVLAHAPLAGETVPRSPALAIEECGSAEGSFLKLLGQLELAEAQSYVAESSAGGVVGWCHVVPSPLTLGGAWLLDVHVLPGFEHLLGDLLDRVDWPQRPVFATTADSDMYERPMAVAGFTNAAVLPTGRHGRPARNLTFWWRTPATR
- a CDS encoding alpha/beta hydrolase, translated to MTTNSTSSIHSAWTGMVAVDDTALAVTDSGGPGIPVVYLNGQFATQGYWRRVVAELGTDWRHITYDERARGRKSRRSLDYSFEAAVRDVDAVLAARGVERAFLVGWSYGAVVAAHWASRNPERALGAVLVDGAFPYDWLDEAMEQRIRKLFRRMGWFTPLLRPTGLTPRMSAEQQAESNIELGRLSRERELAPVLDNITVPTRYVIASGTSFGSRGDEQERIRAGLDRVVERNPNIRVSAKVTSNHGAILRRDFTAVAQAVREVADISCTNSHD
- a CDS encoding ROK family transcriptional regulator; the protein is MDPAKPSPELLRGLTDEHVLSALMRRRLMTRAELAAETGLSKPTTGESVRRLVQLGLVVDTGERSAGGRGRGRVGSYYALAADVGAALAVCIAPEGIVVEGVDAYGETLVRAEEKIDRPAGPEAVAAAVVAAAERARGRVGGSIRLVVVSAAGPVDRSTGRLVHVADEPFLIGELDPTEILAPYASGPVVVDNDVNWAARAERDHRDDHGAPRLRDFAYVFLGEGLGCAIVSDGQVMKGHTGMAGEISHVVTSGRDGRATPLIDVFEQLDLRQPGSTAIDVDRLVAAVTDEQGGAAVRRTLGQALGGTLAAIAALADPETVVVGGPWGMHPVVLETINASAGDLPRRLEVRAAQLTVEPSLTGARAAALGCLRKAIVAAATSASSTAL
- a CDS encoding DUF1479 domain-containing protein → MSASPVTLPALPHWEQTPDDLPKAVREIKAALRARIAASGRTVEEVFSVVEDGIRAEVEQITAARRNGDPIWPVIDYADIAAGTVTSEQVAQLRRRGCLVVRGHFEREQALGWDRDIVEYVESNDFFAKYRGPGDDFFGSVGSKPEIYPIYWSPTQMQARQSDRMARVQAFLNHQWTYASDGVQWFDPDRDSLYPDRIRRRPPGTDSGGLGTHLDPGTLDLWMTRASQKAFAPLFDGAVEQYDPWQAANRTVGKQYPGSTMCSAFRTFQGWTALSDMDHDQGVLHTVPIVGAMAYLMLRPLLPDVPEDDMCGVTVNQVFPVSEKWHPLLMEALTGIPDVKAGDSVWWHCDMIHSVAPVTDQKGWGNVIYIPAAPWCPRNEDYAAQVREAFLTGSSPSDFPDEHYERTWPNRFSPDDLNQTGRRGLGLD
- a CDS encoding nucleotidyl transferase AbiEii/AbiGii toxin family protein, which encodes MPVTRATAAGRAYLDLQNRARRERRSTQELLTFYVLERFLARVAASAYNQEFILKGGLLLAVLDARRPTQDADLLARNLRADEATVAARVQEICLLTLGEDDGVEFRVPTLRTTRIREDGLYAGVRVAMDARIEQAQTKLKLDINVGDPVTPAPVELTYPVLREGQPLRLLGYPLATVLAEKLCTAVSLGEANSRVRDYADVWTLTGRHDLDYADVRAAVEATARHRGVALRPLGESIGELVRVRSSAFTAFRGQLGIDGSELPRRFGDLVRDVLKFADPLLTTAAIRTSWRAAERIWR
- a CDS encoding class I SAM-dependent methyltransferase — protein: MNDTELVGVQKTLSPILRAKALDNRLPDPILGDRYAEQAMRGLDPDYDKRRFGSSQMGLVAVVRAKAHDDWARSFLAEHPDAVVLHLGCGLDARVYRIDPPATVEWYDLDYPSIIELRKRLLPPREHYTLIGSSVTDLTWLDRIPRGRPVLMIAEGLVPYLTEIDVRQLLTSVVDAFPTGQIQLDLVTVWAWRTSKWDPMLRKYGTRFHSGFDDPAALTDWHQRLEYVDEAPMNDSPVLMAKAPANVRRMYRVLNLLPGMKRSVRIVRFRF
- a CDS encoding MarR family transcriptional regulator — translated: MGADETAVAAFRERFAQIMVDSGMPRMAARVYAALMVADDGKLSASELATQLGAGASAISGAVKYLVQVRLVERGREPGSRHDFCRIHEHTWSHFISQSDPVLVQVQAGAEEGAALLGPDSPAGRRMDETSRFFVFLREEIKESMAKWRKLQAAEREAG